CTATGAACTCACGCTAACAACCTAGGGGCTGTCATCAATTGTAGGCTCATTGTCCAAGAATCAAGGTTTACAGCCCCTAGCTCATTGACTGGAGCGGGCGCGGCAAGGCTCATACCACACGGGTTTGGTGGAGAATTGATGACGCGCCCTAGAGACTAGGCTCAACCGTCCAGCTATACGATTTCCTCTGTAGGGCGTATGGTGCAAAAGCGACAGAGAATGTCCGTTAGGCACCCCCTGCATTACTTAAATTGCTCTACTCAAAGTTTGAGTAGTCGTGGGCGGGTTACTCTAAGCTTCAACGGGTTCAGCTTCCACCACCGCCGTGTTCTCATCGCGAACCGTGAGATAACGAAGCACATCCTCTCCTAGACGCATAGCGCGCTCCATCGCTGCCACCGCAGCGCCCGGCGCTTCATAATTCATCTGAACGTAAATGCCTTCTTTGTGGTTCTTGATCTCGTAAGCGAGGCGACGCTTGCCACGGTGCTGGGTTTCGATTGGCTCTGCACCATTATCTTTGAGAACCCCTTGGTACTTGGCGATCGCCTGATCTACCACTTCATCCCCCAAATCTGGGCGAAGGATATACATTGTCTCGTATGCTTGGCTCATGTCAAAAAAACTCCTTATGGACATAAGTCCTCTGCTGTACAATTGCCCTAATTTGTCCCTGGGCACAGAGGCAAGGATTCATAATCATACATCAGATTCGGGTGAATGACACTATGGCGCAACGATATGTCCGCGTCCAAATGG
This genomic window from Synechococcales cyanobacterium T60_A2020_003 contains:
- a CDS encoding 30S ribosomal protein S6 gives rise to the protein MSQAYETMYILRPDLGDEVVDQAIAKYQGVLKDNGAEPIETQHRGKRRLAYEIKNHKEGIYVQMNYEAPGAAVAAMERAMRLGEDVLRYLTVRDENTAVVEAEPVEA